ATTTCGCTGCTGCACGGCGTGAACTGGATGGCTGGCTCGCCGGTGCAGAAAGCAGTCTTGCCCTGATGCTTCTTCTCGACCAGTTCCCGCGCAACTGCTTTCGTGGCACCGCCCATATGTACGCCACCGATCCGCTGGCACGTCTGTTTGCCGATGAGGCCATACGCCGTGGTCACGATCAGGCAGTGAGCGAGGATCTGCGCGTTTTCTTCTATCTGCCCTTTTCCCATGCCGAGGATATTGCGGCCCAGCAGCGCGCCTGTGACTTGAACCAGCCGCTTGGCGGGCTTTATCTGCACCATGCCGAAGAACATCGCGATATTGTCGAGCGTTTCGGTCGCTTTCCGCATCGCAACGACATATTGCTGCGGGAAACGACGCCGGAGGAACGGCAATATCTTGATGAAGGTGGCTTTTCCGGCTGAGCCAGAAATGAAAACGCCGCCAGTCCCGAAGGATGGCGGCGTTATTATTAATGAACGTAGCCGTCGACAATCAGCCGTCGAAGAATTCTTTCATCCGGGCAAAGAAGCCGGTCGATTCCGGATTGTTCTCCTTGGAGGAGAGCTGTTCGAATTCCTGCAACAGCTCGCGCTGACGCTTGCTGAGCTTCTGCGGCGTCTCGATCTGAATCTGGATGTAGAGATCACCAGTCTGCGCCGAACGCAGCACCGGCATGCCCTTGCCCTTCAGACGGAACTGCTTGCCCGGTTGGGTGCCTTCCGGAACCGTGACGCGCGACTTGGTACCATCGAGTGTCGTGACATCGAAGGTGCCGCCAAGCGCTGCCGTCGTCATTGAAATTGGCACCGTGCAATAAAGGTCGGCACCATCGCGCTGGAAGAATTCATGCGGTCGCACGGACAGGAAGATATAAAGATCACCCGCTGGGCCGCCACGCATGCCGGCTTCGCCTTCGCCCTGTAGACGAATGCGCGTGCCATCCTCGATGCCCGAGGGAATGTTGACCGAGAGCGAACGCTCTTCCGTCACACGACCCTGACCGTGGCACTTGCCGCACGGATCGGAAATCGTCTGGCCGCGACCATGGCAGGTCGGGCAGGTGCGCTCCACCGAGAAGAAGCCCTGTGCGGCGCGCACGCGGCCGGAACCCTGACAGGTGGCGCAGGTCTTGGGCTGGGTGCCGGGTTTGGCGCCAGAGCCGGAACAGACGTCACAGGTAATCGAGGTCGGAACCCTGATCTGCGCCGTTTTGCCGGCGAAGGCTTCCTCCAGCGTGATTTCCATATTGTAGCGAAGATCGGCCCCGCGCTCGCGCCCGCCGGAAGAGCGGCGCGCACGACCACCACCCATCATCTCACCGAAAATGTCTTCGAAGATGTCGGAGAAGCCGCCATTGGCGAAACCGCCACCGCCCATGCCGCCACCACCCATGCCGCCATTTTCAAACGCGGCGTGGCCGAAACGGTCATAGGCCGCGCGCTTCTGCGGGTCCTTCAGCGTTTCGTATGCTTCGTTGATTTCCTTGAATTTCTGCTCGGATTCGGCGTTATCCGGGTTCTTGTCCGGATGGTATTTCATCGCGAGTTTGCGGAAGGCGCTTTTCAGCTCTTTTTCGTCCGCGGTCTTGCTGACGCCGAGTGTTTCGTAAAAGTCTGCTTTCGCCATTAAGTTAACAAGCCCCGCAAATGGATTTCCGGCTGCACGTCGGCAGCCGGATGTCTTGCATATGGTGTGAGGAGTAGGGAAGCCAC
The Agrobacterium cucumeris DNA segment above includes these coding regions:
- a CDS encoding DUF924 family protein; amino-acid sequence: MKNDTAALAAEITNFWKKAGPDKWFDKDTAFDNHFHDRFRDAHFAAARRELDGWLAGAESSLALMLLLDQFPRNCFRGTAHMYATDPLARLFADEAIRRGHDQAVSEDLRVFFYLPFSHAEDIAAQQRACDLNQPLGGLYLHHAEEHRDIVERFGRFPHRNDILLRETTPEERQYLDEGGFSG
- the dnaJ gene encoding molecular chaperone DnaJ is translated as MAKADFYETLGVSKTADEKELKSAFRKLAMKYHPDKNPDNAESEQKFKEINEAYETLKDPQKRAAYDRFGHAAFENGGMGGGGMGGGGFANGGFSDIFEDIFGEMMGGGRARRSSGGRERGADLRYNMEITLEEAFAGKTAQIRVPTSITCDVCSGSGAKPGTQPKTCATCQGSGRVRAAQGFFSVERTCPTCHGRGQTISDPCGKCHGQGRVTEERSLSVNIPSGIEDGTRIRLQGEGEAGMRGGPAGDLYIFLSVRPHEFFQRDGADLYCTVPISMTTAALGGTFDVTTLDGTKSRVTVPEGTQPGKQFRLKGKGMPVLRSAQTGDLYIQIQIETPQKLSKRQRELLQEFEQLSSKENNPESTGFFARMKEFFDG